The following are encoded together in the Zingiber officinale cultivar Zhangliang chromosome 8A, Zo_v1.1, whole genome shotgun sequence genome:
- the LOC122008518 gene encoding protein THYLAKOID FORMATION1, chloroplastic-like — protein MASIPSASFSSPCRHASERRPSFAGVCSSSVTSLRGVRFEVRKISTRMVVRCVAAAASYVPPTVSETKLNFLKAYKRPIPSIYNNVLQELLVQQHLMRYKTTYQYDAVFALGFVTVYEQLMEGFPSSEDRDAIFQSYIKALKEDPEQYRIDAKKLEEWASSQTPSSLVDFASREGEVEAILKDISERAQGNGNFSYSRFFAIGLFRLLELANATEPTVLEKLCAALHINKHSVDRDLDVYRNLLSKLVQAKELLKEYVDREKKKREERSTSQKANEAITQFVGDISVF, from the exons ATGGCCTCCATTCCATCTGCTTCCTTCTCCTCGCCGTGCAGACATGCCTCAGAGAGAAGGCCGTCCTTCGCCGGCGTGTGCTCCTCCTCTGTTACCTCCCTCCGTGGAGTTCGATTTGAAGTTCGTAAGATCAGCACTCGGATGGTAGTCCGCTGCGTGGCGGCCGCTGCAAGCT ATGTGCCACCCACCGTATCAGAGACGAAATTGAATTTTCTCAAAGCATACAAACGACCGATTCCAAGCATATACAATAATGTGTTGCAGGAGCTTCTTGTGCAGCAACATCTGATGAGATACAAAACCACTTATCAGTATGATGCTGTCTTTGCGCTTGGCTTTGTAACTGTATATGAACAACTGATGGAAGGATTCCCCAGCAGTGAGGATAGAGATGCCATCTTCCAATCATATATCAAAGCTTTGAAGGAGGATCCTGAACAGTACAG AATTGATGCAAAGAAACTGGAAGAGTGGGCTTCATCTCAGACTCCTAGTTCTTTGGTAGATTTTGCCTCTAGAGAAGGAGAAGTAGAAGCCATTTTGAAAGATATCTCAGAGCGAGCACAGGGCAATGGAAATTTTAGCTATAGTCGTTTCTTTGCTATTGGACTTTTCCGTTTGCTTGAGCTGGCTAATGCAACTGAGCCTACAGTGCTTGAGAAA CTCTGTGCCGCTTTGCATATAAATAAGCATAGTGTTGATAGAGATCTCGATGTATACCGCAATCTTTTGTCGAAATTAGTACAAGCTAAGGAGCTTTTGAAGGAATACGTGGACAG agaaaagaagaaaagagaagaaagatCAACATCTCAGAAGGCGAATGAGGCCATCACACAGTTTGTAGGAGATATTTCTGTCTTTTGA
- the LOC122008520 gene encoding uncharacterized protein LOC122008520, with the protein MSKPSKKKKSRRLFLLPSSTLTAAIFLLPPSPCVAPLLPLRIPSSLAEARRETERPPLLVAKQSRLPLSPKLVAKQSRPPLLVATQRHLPLSPKLVAKQSRPPLLVAFLSRRETPRRVLSQLIFLDTRAFLSAELGHMIFGILKFYIFLVILARALFQYTIFLKLGRLMVWLLGPGWLLMLCVEHGKRLSTLAKNNMIMKNANKGFPWFYILFQVIKMGNKVELQLFALRLLLDFVMILTKGNKIGHLYYFWCLWFLV; encoded by the exons ATGTCAAagccttcaaaaaaaaaaaaatcgcggCGCTTGTTTCTCCTTCCTTCCTCTACGCTAACCGCCGCGATTTTTCTGCTTCCTCCCTCTCCTTGTGTCGCGCCTCTCCTCCCTCTACGAATCCCCTCCTCTCTCGCCGAAGCTCGTCGCGAAACAGAGCGCCCTCCTCTCCTCGTCGCGAAGCAGAGCCGCCTCCCTCTCTCGCCGAAGCTTGTCGCAAAACAGAGCCGCCCTCCTCTCCTCGTCGCGACGCAGAGGCACCTCCCTCTCTCGCCGAAGCTCGTCGCGAAGCAGAGCCGCCCTCCTCTCCTCGTCGCGTTCCTCTCTCGCCGCGAGACCCCTCGTCGCGTTCTCTCGCAGCTGATCTTCCTCGACACTAGGGCATTTCTCTCCGCCGAACTAGG CCATATGATCTTTGGTATCTTGAAATTCTACATCTTTTTGGTGATTCTAGCTCGTGCGCTTTTTCAATACACAATCTTCTTGAAGCTGGGAAGGCTTATGGTTTGGTTGCTGGGTCCTGGTTGGCTCCTTATGCTATGTGTCGAACATGGGAAACGATTATCAACACTAGCAAAGAACAATATGATCATGAAAAACGCAAACAAAGGTTTCCCATGGTTCTATATATTGTTTCAGGTGATAAAGATGGGGAACAAGGTGGAGCTCCAGTTGTTTGCATTGAGGTTGCTGCTAGACTTTGTCATGATTTTAACAAAGGGCAACAAGATTGGACACCTATACTACTTCTGGTGCCTTTGGTTCTTGGTTTAG
- the LOC122008521 gene encoding uncharacterized protein LOC122008521: MAPRLFACFAGGREVASSSSSPPEAKATADLTAEEQRRMGPVLVELFSSQGCATSPDAEEVVSRICSGELRRGDLPPVALLEFHVEYWDYRGWRDPFGSSLWTVRQKAYVETLRLDTLYTPQVVVNGRAQCVGTDVDAICAAIQSAPRFPSPTMQMKLNRTADGTALQVSLSGALGTRVDGGGADVMVALYESGLVTECAQGENRGRVLTNDFVVRRLEKLSHVKNMSPKKKVSGSVRFALWEGFDAANCGLLVFVQNGSLHTFGIQQLQIPDAI; encoded by the exons ATGGCACCGCGTCTGTTCGCATGCTTCGCCGGCGGGAGGGAGGTGGCTTCGTCGTCGAGTTCGCCTCCTGAGGCAAAAGCGACGGCGGACCTGACGGCGGAGGAGCAGCGCAGGATGGGTCCGGTGCTGGTGGAGCTGTTCTCGTCGCAGGGCTGCGCCACCTCTCCGGACGCGGAGGAGGTGGTGTCGCGGATCTGCAGCGGGGAGCTCCGGCGCGGGGACCTGCCGCCGGTGGCTCTGCTGGAGTTCCACGTGGAGTATTGGGACTACCGGGGGTGGCGGGACCCTTTCGGCTCCAGCCTCTGGACGGTGCGACAGAAGGCCTACGTGGAGACGCTCCGGCTGGATACTCTGTACACGCCGCAGGTGGTGGTGAACGGCCGCGCCCAGTGTGTCGGCACCGACGTCGACGCCATCTGCGCCGCCATCCAATCCGCCCCCCGATTCCCTTCCCCTACGATGCAG ATGAAATTGAACAGGACGGCGGACGGGACAGCGCTGCAAGTGTCCCTTAGCGGCGCCTTGGGCACCAGGGTCGACGGCGGCGGCGCGGACGTGATGGTGGCGCTATACGAGAGCGGGCTGGTGACGGAGTGCGCGCAGGGTGAGAACAGAGGCCGCGTCCTCACGAACGATTTCGTGGTCCGGCGGCTGGAGAAGCTGAGCCACGTCAAGAACATGTCGCCGAAGAAGAAAGTGTCGGGGTCCGTCCGTTTCGCCCTCTGGGAGGGCTTCGACGCCGCCAACTGCGGCCTCCTCGTCTTCGTCCAGAACGGCTCGCTCCACACCTTCGGCATCCAGCAATTGCAGATCCCAGACGCCATCTGA